A part of Primulina eburnea isolate SZY01 chromosome 10, ASM2296580v1, whole genome shotgun sequence genomic DNA contains:
- the LOC140803261 gene encoding uncharacterized protein, which translates to MADESAPAPPLSSDIEPQAGIADEPGNGVSKRARGDDEAAEPNGEKRIKAESDKCSGEEREESLADGEGEVEEQKKEEEEAAAASVGMKTFGSSVEMFDYFYKLLHTWPANIDLNKYEHIMVLELLKKGHMEAERKIGCGINGLQVRFHPQFKSRCFFLIRDDESVDDFSFRKCVDRILPLPENMQIKHDVNKALRGKGGGFGRGRGRGNRGRGRK; encoded by the exons ATGGCCGACGAATCAGCTCCAGCGCCTCCTCTGAGCAGTGACATTGAGCCTCAAGCCGGAATAGCGGATGAGCCTGGAAATGGCGTCTCGAAGCGCGCCAGGGGGGATGATGAGGCCGCTGAGCCAAACGGAGAGAAGAGAATCAAAGCCGAATCTGATAAGTGTTCTGGAGAAGAACGAGAAGAGAGTTTAGCAGATGGAGAGGGGGAAGTGGAAGAGCAGAagaaggaggaggaggaggctGCTGCGGCCAGTGTGGGCATGAAAACGTTCGGGTCTTCTGTGGAGATGTTTGATTATTTCTATAAGCTTCTCCACACTTGGCCTGCTAATATTGATTTAAATAAG TATGAGCACATCATGGTGTTGGAATTGCTCAAAAAAGGTCATATGGAGGCAGAGAGAAAGATAGGATGTGGTATTAATGGTCTTCAAGTTCGATTTCATCCACAGTTTAAAAGTCGCTGCTTCTTCCTCATCAGGGACGATGAATCTGTTGACGATTTCAGCTTCAGAAAGTGTGTTGATCGCATACTTCCCTTACCAGAGAACATGCAAATAAAACACGATGTGAACAAGGCACTGCGTGGAAAAGGTGGTGGCTTTGGACGAGGCCGTGGCCGTGGCAACCGAGGCCGAGGCAGAAAGTAA